In the Afipia sp. GAS231 genome, GGCCGCCACCGCCGACAATTGCGCGAAGCCGACACCGGCTTCCTGCATGGCGCGGCCGACGATGCCGTCGAGCAGGTCGACATGGGCGCGGGCGGCGATCTCCGGCACCACGCCGCCGAAGCGGGCGTGCTCGGATGTTTGCGAGTGGACGATATTGGACAGAATCTGGCCGCTGCCGTCGTCGCCGCGCGCGACCACGGCGGCCGCGGTTTCATCGCAGGTGGTTTCGATCCCCAATACCAGCATCGGCATGTCCTGATTTCAGGTCCTGCAATCTGAGCCCTTGTGCTACGGCCGTCACAACGCTTCCGTAACCGGGTAGCATTACGAGGTCTCAAGGTGCAATCGTCGCCTTGCACTGATGTGGCTTTAGCGGAGATCTTCCATGGCCGTTCTCGTGACCCGCCCGCATCCGGACGATGAGGCGACGGCATCGGCACTGCGCGCCCGGGGTTTTGAGGTGTTGCGGGCGCCGATGCTGCGGTTCGAGCCGGTGGTGTTTCGCGATGACGAGGATGCGGCCTATGGCGCCGTCATCGTCACCTCGGCCAACGCGCTGCGGGCCATCGCGTCACAGCTGGCAGGTAGCCGGCTGGTCAAATTGCCATTGTTTGCGGTCGGGGAACATACCGCGGCGGCGGCCCGCGAGGCCGGGTTTACGCAAGTGATTGCAGCCAAGGGCGATGCCAGCGCCTTGCGCGATCTGGTGCTGGCCGGCGTCAAGGCCAGGCAACTGAAGAAGGCGAGCACGCTGTTGTATCTGGCCGGCGCCGATCTGGCGCGCGATCTGGCCGGCGAGCTCGGCGAGAAGGGTTTTACCGTGGTGACGCACACCACCTACCGGATGGTTCCGGCCTCTCACCTGCCGCGGGAAATTTGTGACGCTTTCGTGGCGCATCAGGTCGAGGCGGTGCTGCACTACTCACGCCGTAGCGCGCGCGCGTTTCTCGAAGCGGCCCGCGCCGGCGGCGTCGAAATATCGGCATTGGCGCTGCCGCAATGCTGTATCTCGTCCGCCGTCGCCGCCGTTCTGCGGGACGCCGGTGCGACCCAGGTCACGGCGGCGGCCCAGGCCGACGAAAATGCCTTGTTCGAGGCCCTGGACCGCGCCTTGGGCCATGCTTTGCGACCACGATCCGGCTCTAATCTATAAGTCTGAGCAGCGCGTTACCGGAAAACCGGTGCCTGCGCTCCGGGATCGTGCTCTATACATCCCGATTCTGCTAAGTTCCGGCACCTAACTGCTGAAGGGACCGTTGTGATGGTCGAAGACAGGCGTGATGAAACCGGATCGCTGCCCGATTCGGAACGGCCCAAGCGAGCGCCGCCGACGATCGACCTCGAGGCGACTGATGTGTCGACCGCGACATCGCATGCCGACGGCGCCGCCCATGCCGACGGCGCCGCGCATTCTGAACCGCTTGCTGAACCGGCTGCCGAGCCCGCCGCCGAGCCAGCTTCGGAGCAGCCGGCGACGCCTTCGGCGGCGGCTCCGAATTCTGCTCCGATTTCTCCGTGGATCATTGCGCCGGTCTCCGGCGCGGTCGCGGCGGCGCTGGTGATCGGCGTCGGCTGGATGCTGGGTTGGCCTGCGGTTCAGCCCGTCACGACGCCACCTGTGCCCGCGGTCAATGCCGCCGCCATCGACGATCTCACCGCGCGTATCGCGGGACTGGAGTCGAAGGTCGGCAAGCCGGTGGCCGATCCCGCGGCCGCGGCGCGCGTCGAAGGTCTGGAAAAATCGCTCGCCGCGTTGCGCACGCAAGGCGACAAGCTTGCCTCCGTGCTCAATGACGTGAAGTCCGCGCCGCGCGCTGACGGTGCTGTTGCGCCGGATCTGAATGCCGTCAACGAACGGATCGCCAAAATCGAAAGTTTGCTGCGAACGCAGAGCGCGGAAATCGCGCAGCAGGACAGCAAGATTGCCGATACCAGGGCAACCGACGCCAAGCCCGCCGATGATCTGCCGCTGCGTCGCGTCGTGGCGGGCGCACTGCTTGAAGTGCTGGTGCGGATCGGCGATCCCTACCCGGCGGCGCTGGCGGCGGCGAAAGCGCTGGCGCCGAACGCCGACGTCTTGAAGCCGCTTGACCAATTTGCCGACAAGGGCGTGCCTAACCCCAACAAGCTCAGCACCGAATTGCTGGCGCTGGTGCCGAAACTGCTGCCGGCGCAGCAGGGCGGCGCGGCCGGTTCCGGCGTCATCGAACGGCTGCAGGCCGGGGCGTCGAAGCTGGTCAAGATCGAGCGTACCGACACCGTCGGCAACGATCGCGGCGCCGTGGTGGCGCGGATCACCGCGGCGGCGCTGCGCAACGATTCCAACGAAGCGCGGCGCGAGTTGAAGACGCTGGAGCCTGCCGACCGTGCCGCGGCACAGGCCTGGCTGGACAAGGCCGACGCGCGCGACGTCGCGCTGGCCGCGTCGCGCCAGTTCGCCGCTGATGCCATGGCCGTGCTCGCCAAACCGGCGCCATAAGGATTCCGATGATCCGGATCATTCTGTTTCTGTTGTTGATCGCGCTGGGCGCGGCGGGTGCTGCCTGGGTTGCCGAGCAGACGGGCGACTTCGTGCTGACGTGGGGCACCGTGCGCATGACGACCACCTTTCCGGTGTTCGTGCTGATGTCAGGCGTCGTGGTTGTTGCGGCGATCATGCTGTGGTCGATTCTGCGCGGCTTCTGGCGGATGCCCGGCCATATCAGGCGTGGCCGCCGCGAACGCCGTCACGCCCGCGGCCGGCACGCGATCACGCAAGGATTGCTGGCGATCGGACATGGCGATTCCTCGGCCGCGCGCGGCCACGCCGAAGTGGCGCGCAAATTGGCCGCGCATGATCCGCTGGCGCTGCTGCTGCATGCGCAATCGGCGCAGCTCGACGGCGACCGCGACGGCGCGCAGCGCGCCTTTCGCGCCATGGCCGAACGCGAGGATACACGGCTGCTCGGCCTGCGCGGCCTGTTCATCGAGGCGCAGCGCGCCGACGATCCCGTCGCCGCCGTGATGGTCGCCGAGGAAGCGCTGAAACTGTCGCCGTCGTCGTCATGGGCGTCGCATGCGGTGCTCGGCTTCTGCTGCGCCAA is a window encoding:
- a CDS encoding uroporphyrinogen-III synthase, with translation MAVLVTRPHPDDEATASALRARGFEVLRAPMLRFEPVVFRDDEDAAYGAVIVTSANALRAIASQLAGSRLVKLPLFAVGEHTAAAAREAGFTQVIAAKGDASALRDLVLAGVKARQLKKASTLLYLAGADLARDLAGELGEKGFTVVTHTTYRMVPASHLPREICDAFVAHQVEAVLHYSRRSARAFLEAARAGGVEISALALPQCCISSAVAAVLRDAGATQVTAAAQADENALFEALDRALGHALRPRSGSNL
- a CDS encoding COG4223 family protein; this translates as MVEDRRDETGSLPDSERPKRAPPTIDLEATDVSTATSHADGAAHADGAAHSEPLAEPAAEPAAEPASEQPATPSAAAPNSAPISPWIIAPVSGAVAAALVIGVGWMLGWPAVQPVTTPPVPAVNAAAIDDLTARIAGLESKVGKPVADPAAAARVEGLEKSLAALRTQGDKLASVLNDVKSAPRADGAVAPDLNAVNERIAKIESLLRTQSAEIAQQDSKIADTRATDAKPADDLPLRRVVAGALLEVLVRIGDPYPAALAAAKALAPNADVLKPLDQFADKGVPNPNKLSTELLALVPKLLPAQQGGAAGSGVIERLQAGASKLVKIERTDTVGNDRGAVVARITAAALRNDSNEARRELKTLEPADRAAAQAWLDKADARDVALAASRQFAADAMAVLAKPAP